The window CGACGTACTTCATCCAGCACTGCCCGAATACGCAGATGGATGGGGATAACGATGGGGTGCCTTGTGAGAGGCAGTGGTGTTAGATGCTCAAGGGCCAGCGCTGGATAAGCCGACTCCACCCAATTTCTATGTCTTCGATCACGTAGATCCGCGCTGCGCTTCGTTAATCGGGCGACGCGGGCTGAATGAAGGCAACTGACTTCGTGAGAGGTAAGCAATGAAACTGCGCCGCTTTGAGATTCGCAACTTCAAATGCATCGAGTATGTGAACCTCAACTGGGAAGACCTGCTAGTCATAATTGGCGAGAACAATGCAGGAAAGTCATCCGTTTTGTCAGCCCTCGCGCTGTTTCTCAGTGGAAGCGCTGCCAAAGACGCTTCACTATTTCGAAGGCACCAGATAAATGCCGATAACGCGATCGAACTGATCGGACATTTCTCCGGCATCGGTACCGAAGAGGCAGACCAGATCGCCATCCGAGGTCGCATGGATGGCGACAAATGGATACTGAAGAAGCGTTTCTGGTACGAACCGGGTGAAGATGGTGAGTCCGGTGGATGGAAAGAGCAGCTCTATTCGTTTTCAAGCACTGAAACCTTCGTTGGTTGGCCCGATTCGGATTCAGCCTGGACGTCATTTCCGGATGAGTACCAGGGGCTAATCGCGGCCCTTCCCAATCGTAGCGTCCGGCCCAACGCAGTATCCAAGGAAGCGCTGAGGACTGCCTTGCGAGATCAGCGTCCACATCTGGTCGACGTGGGGGCCGCAAATTGGGTTGCGAACCCTGGAGGCGGGGGCAACTGGAAGAGCAACGCAAACTCGATTCTTCCTCGAGCAATCTTCGTGAGAGCTGTTCATGAGGCCAGTGATGAGACGAATGCAAAAGATGCATCGACCTACGGGAAGCTCGTCAACCTGATCGTTGAGCGCAGTCTGGCGCAACGGCCTGAAATGGCGAGGTTGCGAGAAGCCTTGGACGAAGTCCTAGCGTTGTTCCGGCCTGATGAAGCTAACCCCCTACGTCAAGCGCAAGAAGTCAGAGATCTTCAAGAAAAGATCAACCAGAGCCTCAATGAGGTTATTGGCGGACACGCGTTGATCCGAACAGAGCCGCCGGAGTTGCGAGCGATGGTGCTCCCATCGACGTCTCTGGTGATCCGCGATGTTGTGGCTGGCATTGAAACTGATGTTGGGGATCAAGGTCATGGTCTGCAGCGTACGCTGGTCATGACATTGCTACAGCTATTGGCTGATGCCCAAGGCCAAGCGAATTTTGGAATGACCCCAGGATTCCAAAGATCCACAATTCTGCTTTTGGAAGAGCCGGAACTTTACCTTCACCCGCAAATGGAACGCCTTATGCGGGATGTTCTGCATAAGCTGGCATCCCAGCCGGGCACTCAGGTGGTTTGCTGTACCCACTCACCGTTGTTTCTAGATACTGCGAATAGCTATCGGGCGATAGTCCGGATATTCAAGACTGCGACTGGTGATGCCACATCTCATCAAGTGACGCAGGACTTGTTTCCAGGGTCGACTCATCAGGCTGACAAGCAACGACTCAATGCTGTAGCGAAGTTTGATCCAGCAGTGAACGAACTCTTCTTCGCGAAAAGCGTGGTGCTGATGGAGGAGTTCAGTGCGATCGCTGCGTTCGATCGTGCTGCCGAGGTTCTAGGCTTTTTTGAGCGACATCGGAGACTACGGCGGGAGTTGACACTAATAGACTGCAATGGAAAGTCAAATATCCCAGCCTTCCTTCGCGTCCTAAATGCTTTCAATATTCCCTACAGAGTCCTCCACGACGCTGACCCCGGAAATGTTTCTGAGCAGGCCACTAACCAGAAAATACTTGCGGCGCTCCCCAACGGCGCTGCTCAGCTTCATCTGGTGGATCCGAACTTGGAAGGCCTGCTCGGCTATGTACCACCGAGTAAGGCCAAGCCATACGCAGCAGTGTCTGCAGTGGATAGCCTCCACTCTCAAGGACAACTACCTCAAGCTTTCTGTGAGGCAGTGTGCATGGTCTATTTCGGACAGCCGACAGAGCCGGCTGTTAGTACTCCATAGAAATGGAAACGGTACTAATAAAAAGTCGGAGATGCCTCATCACTTTGTCGACCAATTTTTCGCCACGCCGCTTATAGCTGGAAGCAACGAAGGCATTGCGCAGTGTAAATTTGTCGATGAGGCCGGCGGCACGTCACGAAAAATGCAGTTCGCAAGTATGTGGTTAGTTTAGTCATTAGGAAGATAGACAAAATGGCGACCGAGCTACCAGTAATTGGATCAGACCAACCTCTCCAGCCATCGGACGCTATCGACCACGACAAACTGCAGAGGAAGGGATTCGCAAAATCTGCAGTTGCCGCACTGAAGCGAGTGTCATCGGCGGCTGGATTTGTCCTGTCGATAGAGGGGCCGTGGGGGAGCGGCAAGACATCGATTCTCTCCATGATGGAGCAACTAATCCGCATGGATGACAGCGAAGGAACTGTCATAGTTCATTTCAATCCATGGCTAGTTGGTGAGCGTGATCCTCTCCTTCGTCAGTTTCTGAATTCCATTGCGACAGCCATCAAGATCAAAGACAACGCTGAAGTTGCGAAGAAGGCTTCTAAGGAGCTCATCAACTACGCAGATGTTCTCGACTTTGTGAAATGGGTGCCAGGCGCGGAACCTTGGGCATCAATCGTCAAAGGTGTTTTGAAATCGGCAGGCAAAGCGACTGGTGGAGTCGCCGATCAAAAATCGAGGGATATAGAGGGTCAAAAGGAGAGGCTTGAGAAGGCGCTGGAAGAACTTGATAAAAAAATCTACGTGTTCATCGACGATGTAGATCGCTTGTTTCCCGCCGAAGTTTTCGAAATGGTGAGAATAATAAAAGCTGTTGGGCACTTACCGAATGTAGGATATGTAGTAGCGTGGGATCCAGAATATGTTCGACGCGCGCTGAAGGCGGCCGCCGTTCCGCAGGCGGTCAACTACATCGACAAGATTGTTCAAGTGCGCCTTCCCGTGCCAGCCATCTCTGCGCATGCGCGCCTGCAACTATTGAATGAAGGGATCGCTTCCCTTTCTGTTGAAGCTACTGCAAACCGTTTCGCGAAGCAGGACGAGCGCCTTCAATCTCTTTACTTCCAGGGATTGCGCGATCTCCTCGAGCAGCCAAGAGATGTAACGCGCGTCATGAACACTGTGAGCGTAATTGAGCCGGGACTTCGGGGCGAGGTGGTATTCGCAGATATTTTAGGATTGTCGTGCTTAATGGTTCGTGCTCCACGTGTTTACGACGCACTGCGGAGAAATCCGGAGTTGTTTACTTCTGGCATGTCTTCTTACGACGAGAATAAAAAGAAGCATCAAGAAGAGCATCGAGATAAAATGGATCGACTTTTCGCAAAGACACCAAACCCAGTCGCGGTTCAGAAGCTGGTTCATCACCTCTTTCCTGCTGCAGCTAAAGCGAGCGGTCATTTCGCGTTTGGAAACGCAGTCGACGTGGAAGGTCACTTAGCAGCACCGAGTCGTCTCAACATCGCAATGAGCATGGCGATTGGCGTCACAGACGTGAGTCTGGTCGACGCAAGGCATTACATCCTTGAGCCTCTCAAGCGCGCGCAAATTGAAACGACTCTAACTTCTGACAATTGTCTTGGATTCTTAGACATGCTGGGCGATGTCGCGAAGACGATATCAAAAGGAGAGATCGCCGATTTGGAGCGTCTTTGCATAGCAATCGGGCGCTTGATAGATAGAGAGCCGATTTCAAGTTCCAAGAATCGGCGAGGCTTCTTTACGATCTCCGCAGAAAACTTGGCCAGAACGGCAATTGAAAATCTAACAGCGTCGAATCAGACCCACAGTGCACCTCATATTGCCCATACGATCGCTATTGATCCAGATGCTTTGACGCTAGCCGCCGACATTATTAGTGACGGCGCAGCTCCAAAACGGAACAATGGTTCTATGATGTGTGTTTCATCCAAGCAAGATGCGGCGTCAAGAAAGCTGGCTTCTAACACTATAAGTGCGGTCGAAGGAGGCACATTCTGGTCTGTGTGCAACCCGTCTCGTGTTCTTTGGACGATCATGCGAACGGCACCCAATGCCGCAAAGAGAGTTTTCGCTGCAATCAAGCGCGAAGACCAAAATTTAGACAGGTTTGCATTGAGTTTTCTAAAACACTCATTCAGTTCAGATGGCGGGCAAAGTTACGGCCTCCCTGACGATCCCGCGGTCAAGAACATGGTTGATCCGCGCGTGCTCTTAACCCACGCAAAGCGCCGTCTAAAAGACGAAAAGTTGGACTATCCAGCTCGTGCGGCATGGAGATCGGTTGTTGAGAAGAAGCCGCTATATGGATTCGACGGATCTGATGCAGGATCTTAAGCGCAAGCGCCAAAGAATTCGGGTCGGAGTGGACTTCTTTAAGCCCTGACGCCGCGCCGACGCTTTCGCCAAGATGGCGTCTCTGAAACCAAGGCGTCCGCATCAGTACGCGCCACTGCATCGCCACTGGCCCACGTCATCGTCAGGAAATGTCCTCTCACCCCTTTTCAGCGATGATGGCTCCGTCTACCACTGGGCCTGTACGTGACCGAAGACTCGATGGCCGCAAGCGCTGCCGGTTGGCCGCGCTGGACTAAGGGACTTGCCCTGGCCATCGCCTGGGTGGGCCTCTGGGGGCTCGGCCACATCGGCGAGTTCGCCACCCATGCGAGTCTCTGGTACCCGCCCGCGGCACTGACCTTCGCGAGCCTCGCGGTGCTCGGTCCGCGCGTGATTCCCTACCTGGTGCTGGCCAGCTTCGGCGGCACGCTGTGGTCGCTGTCGATCTACCAGGTCGACATGCACTGGACCCGCGTGGTGGCGTTCGGCCTGGCCAATGCGATCGCCCACATCGGCTGCTACGCGCTCGGCGCCTTCGTGCTCCGGCGTTTCGCGCGGCAACCGGGCCATCGCCTGCCGAACCAGATCATCGCGTTCCTGCTCATCGCCACGCTGTCTTCGGCACTGGCCACCATCGGCGTGGTCACCACCCTGGCCGCCTTCGACCAGCTCGGTCCTGAAGGACCATGGACGACGGCATTGGTGTTCTGGATCGGCGATTTCGCCGCGCTCGTTGTGCTGGGGCCTTTGTTCGCCGCAGTGCTCCTGCGCCTGCTTCGCCATAACGAGCTGTGGGCGCAAGCGCATGCCGTGCTGCGCGGCGGGCGCCTGCGCGACGCGTTCGGCTACAAGCTGCTCTTCAACGTCGTGCTGGTGATCGCGGTCATGCTGATCGCCGATCGCGTCCCGAGTTACGAAAGCGCGTTCCTGATCTTCTTCGTGCTGATCCCGCAGCTGTGGCTGACGTACACGGAATCGCCGATGGCGACCACGGTCAGCCTGGCGGTGGTCAGCTTCCTGGTGGTCGTGCTGCTCTGGCTGCTGGAACTCACGCAGTTCGTCTACGTTTACCAGCTGGCGATCGCGATCATCGCGACGACCGCCTATTTCGGGCTGGCGATCCCCTTGCTCGAGGCCGCCAATCGCCAGCTGCGCCAGCGCCTGATGTTCGATCCGCTGACCGGCGCCGCATCGCGCGAGTACCTGCTCGAGAAGATCGAACGCGCGGAGCGGGTGGAGAGTGAATCGGCGAGCGCCCTCGCCATCGTCGATATCGACCGGTTCAAGGCGATCAACGACACCCATGGCCATCGACTGGGCGACCAGGCCTTGATCGCGGTGGCGGAAACGCTGCGCGCGCATGTGCGCGGGGGCGATGTCGTTGCGCGCTTCGGCGGCGACGAATTCATGATCATGTTGCCGGGCTGCGATCACGACCGCGCAAGCCGACGCATGCAGGCGGCCTTGCGCGCGCTGCGCGATGTGCGCGTCGGCGACGACGTGCGCCTGACCGCCAGCGTCGGCATCGCCATCCGCGGCCCGGACGAAAGCTTCGATCGCTGGTTCGCGCGCGCCGACGAGGCGCTGTATCGGGCGAAGCAGGCGGGGCGGGATCGGGTGGTGTGAGCTCTTTTCAGACGCGCGCCACGATCCACTCCACCATCGCATCGAACCGCTCCTGATCCAGCGCATGCCCGCGCTCGACGCGCAGCGTGGTGATGAAGTCGCCTGCAACCCTGGCCACGACCGCATCCGCATCCCGCGAATACTTGTCCTGCGTGCCCGACACCACCATCGCCGGCCGCGGGCCGATGGCCGCCAGCAGGTCATGGTGGCCGAGTTGGCGCGCAAGCCCGGGCACGGTCTCGAACAGCAGGATCCCGGTGCCTTCGCGCAGGCGCGCCTCGAAGCTGCAGACCGCGCCACTGATGCAGGCGAACGTGCATCGCGCATCGATGGCGGCGTGGTAAAGCGCGGTGGTGCCGCCGTACGAATGACCCGCCACGCCCACGCGGCGCGCATCGATCCCGGTGGTCTGCAGCAGCACGCTCAGCGCGCGCTGCGCGTCGTCCAGGCACTTGCGCATCAGCAGGTCGCCCTGCAGCAACCGGTAGCTCATGGCGTTGTAGTGCTGCAGCCAGTCGTACATGTCCGGCTCGGTGCCCTGCACCGCGGCGCGGCGGTCCTCGAAGCTGATCGCATCCGGTGCCAGCACCGCCAGACCCCTGCGCGCGAGCGCCGGGCCGAAGGCCTGGAACGCATCGCCCGTGATCCCCGCAACCTCGCTCTTGCCGAAGTGGAATTCGCCGTTGTGCTGGTGGAAGACGACCACGCCGCCGCGCGCCGCGTGCCCGCTCGGCGTGAACAGGAAGGCAGGAATGACGTCGTCTTCGAGTCCGCGGTACTCGATGCGTTCGCGATCGAAGCCCTCGAACGATTCGACCTCGCCTCGCTGGACATCGACCTGCACCGGTTCGGCAAGCCCGAGGCGTTCCCGAAGGCGCGTGGCGATGTCATCCATGGGTGGCGATGATAGGCCGTCGGAAACATCAGCGAACTGAGCAGAAAACGTTCCCGTCTGAATTGCGCCAGGACATGGCACCCCGGCCGCCTGCAACCATCTGCTACGTTGCTTCAACAAACCCAACGAGCGCCGCCCATGCCCTCCGCCGATCGCATCAGCCTCGCCCTTGCCCTGCTGCTCGCCACCGCCCCAACCCTGGCCGCAGACGCACCCGCCGACCCCGCGCTCGAAGCCCGCATCGCCGCGATGGGCAAGGTCGGCGGCGCGAGTGCGGCGCAGTATTCGCCGGACGGCAAGCACATCGCCTACATCACCACCCTCAGCGGCTCGCCGCAGGCGTGGATCATCCCGGCGCAGGGCGGTTACCCGCGGCAGGTGACCAACGGCAGCGATGCGGTCTCCGGGTTGCGCTGGTCGCCCGACGGCAAGCTGGCGTATGCGGTGTCGCCGGGCGGGGGCTACAACGCGCAGCTGTTCCTCACCACGGCCAATGGCGTGCAGATGACGCGCATCAACGAAGGCGACGCCAACACCTTCCCCGGCGACTTCGCGCCCGATGGCCGCTACTACTTCCGCAGCAATGCGCGCAGCCCCGA of the Thermomonas carbonis genome contains:
- a CDS encoding GGDEF domain-containing protein; translation: MTEDSMAASAAGWPRWTKGLALAIAWVGLWGLGHIGEFATHASLWYPPAALTFASLAVLGPRVIPYLVLASFGGTLWSLSIYQVDMHWTRVVAFGLANAIAHIGCYALGAFVLRRFARQPGHRLPNQIIAFLLIATLSSALATIGVVTTLAAFDQLGPEGPWTTALVFWIGDFAALVVLGPLFAAVLLRLLRHNELWAQAHAVLRGGRLRDAFGYKLLFNVVLVIAVMLIADRVPSYESAFLIFFVLIPQLWLTYTESPMATTVSLAVVSFLVVVLLWLLELTQFVYVYQLAIAIIATTAYFGLAIPLLEAANRQLRQRLMFDPLTGAASREYLLEKIERAERVESESASALAIVDIDRFKAINDTHGHRLGDQALIAVAETLRAHVRGGDVVARFGGDEFMIMLPGCDHDRASRRMQAALRALRDVRVGDDVRLTASVGIAIRGPDESFDRWFARADEALYRAKQAGRDRVV
- a CDS encoding KAP family P-loop NTPase fold protein; this encodes MATELPVIGSDQPLQPSDAIDHDKLQRKGFAKSAVAALKRVSSAAGFVLSIEGPWGSGKTSILSMMEQLIRMDDSEGTVIVHFNPWLVGERDPLLRQFLNSIATAIKIKDNAEVAKKASKELINYADVLDFVKWVPGAEPWASIVKGVLKSAGKATGGVADQKSRDIEGQKERLEKALEELDKKIYVFIDDVDRLFPAEVFEMVRIIKAVGHLPNVGYVVAWDPEYVRRALKAAAVPQAVNYIDKIVQVRLPVPAISAHARLQLLNEGIASLSVEATANRFAKQDERLQSLYFQGLRDLLEQPRDVTRVMNTVSVIEPGLRGEVVFADILGLSCLMVRAPRVYDALRRNPELFTSGMSSYDENKKKHQEEHRDKMDRLFAKTPNPVAVQKLVHHLFPAAAKASGHFAFGNAVDVEGHLAAPSRLNIAMSMAIGVTDVSLVDARHYILEPLKRAQIETTLTSDNCLGFLDMLGDVAKTISKGEIADLERLCIAIGRLIDREPISSSKNRRGFFTISAENLARTAIENLTASNQTHSAPHIAHTIAIDPDALTLAADIISDGAAPKRNNGSMMCVSSKQDAASRKLASNTISAVEGGTFWSVCNPSRVLWTIMRTAPNAAKRVFAAIKREDQNLDRFALSFLKHSFSSDGGQSYGLPDDPAVKNMVDPRVLLTHAKRRLKDEKLDYPARAAWRSVVEKKPLYGFDGSDAGS
- a CDS encoding AAA family ATPase, with product MKLRRFEIRNFKCIEYVNLNWEDLLVIIGENNAGKSSVLSALALFLSGSAAKDASLFRRHQINADNAIELIGHFSGIGTEEADQIAIRGRMDGDKWILKKRFWYEPGEDGESGGWKEQLYSFSSTETFVGWPDSDSAWTSFPDEYQGLIAALPNRSVRPNAVSKEALRTALRDQRPHLVDVGAANWVANPGGGGNWKSNANSILPRAIFVRAVHEASDETNAKDASTYGKLVNLIVERSLAQRPEMARLREALDEVLALFRPDEANPLRQAQEVRDLQEKINQSLNEVIGGHALIRTEPPELRAMVLPSTSLVIRDVVAGIETDVGDQGHGLQRTLVMTLLQLLADAQGQANFGMTPGFQRSTILLLEEPELYLHPQMERLMRDVLHKLASQPGTQVVCCTHSPLFLDTANSYRAIVRIFKTATGDATSHQVTQDLFPGSTHQADKQRLNAVAKFDPAVNELFFAKSVVLMEEFSAIAAFDRAAEVLGFFERHRRLRRELTLIDCNGKSNIPAFLRVLNAFNIPYRVLHDADPGNVSEQATNQKILAALPNGAAQLHLVDPNLEGLLGYVPPSKAKPYAAVSAVDSLHSQGQLPQAFCEAVCMVYFGQPTEPAVSTP
- a CDS encoding prolyl oligopeptidase family serine peptidase, which produces MDDIATRLRERLGLAEPVQVDVQRGEVESFEGFDRERIEYRGLEDDVIPAFLFTPSGHAARGGVVVFHQHNGEFHFGKSEVAGITGDAFQAFGPALARRGLAVLAPDAISFEDRRAAVQGTEPDMYDWLQHYNAMSYRLLQGDLLMRKCLDDAQRALSVLLQTTGIDARRVGVAGHSYGGTTALYHAAIDARCTFACISGAVCSFEARLREGTGILLFETVPGLARQLGHHDLLAAIGPRPAMVVSGTQDKYSRDADAVVARVAGDFITTLRVERGHALDQERFDAMVEWIVARV